The genome window cactAATTTGGTCATTaacatgctttattttaaaagtcaGACTCCTTTCTGATTGTATTTGAGATCTCCTTAAAAACACCTTCAAAAATGGAGGTGGACTGCTAAAATTTTAACAATGTTGACTAGTTCTTGAATTTCTACACAACTGATGCTTTAACTCCGATACTTATAAATTCTgacacattcaattcaattcaattcaattttatttatatagcgccaaatcatgaaacatgtcatctcaaggcactttacaaagtcaagttcaatcatattatacagatttggtcagattatacagattggtcaaaaatgtcctatataaggaaaccagttgattgcatcaaagtcacgacaagcagcattcactcctgggaagcgtagagctacagggagagtcgtttgcattgtccatggctttgctgcaatccctcatactgagcaagcatgaagcgacagtgggaagaaaaaccacccattaacgggaaggaaaaacctccggcagaaccgggctcagtatgaacggtcatctgcctcgaccgactgggggttacagaagacagaacagagacacaacaagagaaacaaaaaagcacagaagcacacattgatctagtaatctgttctacattagatggaagtagcgggtgagccgtcttctctggatgatgtcacagttaacagaacgccagaccaggtgtacctactatgaagaaaaagagagagagcaaaagttaaaagctgaaattacgacagtcatttcaatgtaatacaatgcaaaactggagaacagtagactgaagaacagtagaaatcagtagagtgagaaaattagaccctgatgtcctccagcagcctaggcctatcacagcacaactatagagatagctcagggtatgagccactctaactataagctttgtcaaaaaggaaagttttaacattagtcttaaaaatagatagggtgtctgactcacggaccaaaactgggagttggttccacaggagaggagcctgatagctaaaggatctgcctcccattctacttttagagactctaggaaccaccagcagacctgcagtctgagagcgaagtgctctgttaggaacatacggggtaatcagagctctgatatatgatggagcttgattattaagggctttatacgttagaaggagaattttaaattctattcttgatttaacaggaagccaatgaagggaagctaaaacaggagaaatatgatccctcttgttgattttcatcagaactcttgccgcagcattttgaatcagctgaagacttcaaactgcattttgtggacttcctgatagtaaagaattacaatagtccagccttgaagtaacaaatgcatggactagtttttcagcatcactcctggacagaatgtttctaattttggcgatattccggaggtgaaaaaaggaaactctggaaacctgtttaatatgggatttaaatgacatgtcttggtcgaaaacaacaccaagatttttaactttattaccagaggccaagttaatgccatccagattaagggattgattaagaactttattttttgaagactctggcccaaagattacaacttctgtcttgtcagaatttaaatgcaggaaatttaaagtcatccagcttttgatgtcatcaagacatgactgcagtcgaagtaactgattggattcatcaggatttatggataaatatagctgagtgtcatcaacataacagtggaaattaatcccatgctgtctgataattttgccaatcggaagcatatatatagtaaatagaattggtccaaggactgaaccctgtggtactccacaagtgaccctagagtttgaggaagatttattattaacatgaacaaactggaatctgtctgacagataagatttaaaccagcctaatgcttttcccttaatccctacagtatgctcaagtctttgtaggagaatattgtgatcaactgtatcaaatgcagcactgagatctaacaggacaagtatagacacaagtccattatctgaggccatgagaatatcattggtgaccttcaccagagctgtttcagtgctatgatgagctctgaagcctgactgaaactcctcaagtaggtcattactttgtaaatgttcacatagttgattagcaactactttctcaagaattttagataagaaaagaagattagatataggtctgtaatttactaactcatcttgatcaagagatggtttcttaagtaaaggtttaataacagctactttaaaagcctgtggtacatatccatttaccaaggatagattaatcatgtctaaaataggaccactgatcagagggaatacctccttaaacaacttggttgggattgggtctaacatacaggtagaaggtttagatgaagctaaaattttagatagctcagaaagctctactgcttttaaacagttcagacactgcgcaggttctaaggattcctccaatgctgcctcacttactgaggatgaggtaatcatgtttgggaggatgccaattattttatttttaatggaatcaattttatttatgaagaatcccataaaatcattactgctaagagctaagggaatggatggatcaacagagctgtggctctgggtaagtttggcaactgtactgaagagaaatctaggattattcttattctcctcaattaatgatgaaaaatatgctgctctaactctgcgaagggtcttgttatacaacaatagactgttcttccagattaagtaggattcctcttggtgtgtagagtgccattttctctccaatttcctaacattgtgcttcaaggaacgcagctctgaattaaaccaaggagccagcttcctgtgaataatcaccttctttttcaagggagctacattgtctaatgcagaacgcaatgacgaagtcataccgtttacaaagacatctatttgtgaattggaagaaacaacattgctgccatctacagggcatttctgcaatacggatgatattaaaaaggggacagactctttaagttttgatacagcattatccgataaagatctactataatggaaccctcttttgggggtggagaactcagttagattaaactcaaatgttattaaaaaatgatcagataggacagggttgtgaggaaatactgttaattcttcacaatcaatgccatatgtcagcacaaggtctaaagtatggagccaagagtgcgtcggtttatgcacattttgagcaaaaccaattgaatctaggatagttttaaaggctacactaaggttatcgcattctgtgtcaacatggatgttaaaatcacccactataatagccttatcagtatttaacaccaaatcagataagaaatctgacaactcatccaaaaactgagtgtaagggcctggtggacgatacaaaacaacaaacagaagaggttttattgctttgcagtttggatgagggaaactgagggttaaatgttcaaaagaactgtagttattaattggcctgggactaattaataaatcagactgaaagatggttgccactcctcctcctcttcccacagatctgggaatgtggaaatttgaataattggagggagttgactcatttatactaacgtagtcctcttgtagccaggtttctgtgagacaaaacaaatcaatctgtttatcagaaatcaattcgttaactaacaaagtctttggagggagagaccttatatttaatagaccacatttaattgttttatttttaggttcaaggtgaaccgtattgatttttattaggtttttatgatttgttccttttagataagtttttgatctgttaagttttggccgtgggaaagacaccgtctcaataggataatggatgggtaacagtacagaagctgcagagaggtgtgttaaactacggctctgcttcctggtctggaccctggattgtcagcatttaggaggactaataaatccggccagatttctagaaagaagagctgcaccatccaaagtaggatggatgccgtctctccggatcagaccaggttttccccagaaagttctccagttatcaatgtagcccacatgattagacataaaataatcatttaGAAAATCCAGTGCAATGACTGGCTTCAGAAGACTGCACATCATTCTGAACTCAGCAACTACCCTGCAAAGCATGGTGATGGCGGCATCATGGTCTGAgcgtgcttttcttcagcatggACAGGTGCACTGGTCAGATTTAATGCATATTCATGAGTTAGAACAGCCCAATCAAAGTCAGAACCCAACCCAAAGGCCAGAATCTAACCAGGTGGTAAAGACATACTGCAAAAACCTTGTAGCTGTAACTGAAGCTAAATTGAATATTGGGATATacaaattatactttttttggtGGGGTGGCGGGGGGGGTGCAAGAATAGAAATGTAGATCACACTTCTTTGTTTCATTGTAAAAGAAATTGAAAAGTATCCTTTTGTATTTCAAGCTACCTTTGAGGCTAATTCCCAGTTATttgtcatcgcaacagcaaaaaggcttaaatcagagaaaGCCAGACTTGCGTTCAAtcctttctgaaaacgttttgacacctgtCCAGGAGTTTTTGATCTTGGAAAGACGCCTGGGgaggtgtcaaaacgttttaaGTTTTAAGCGTTTGATCCTTTTGATTTACCAACTAAATGCTGTTTTGTTCTGGTCTGGTCTGGCACAGAAAATCCCCACAAAGTATCTTGAAAGTTGCAATAATAATGAACACATTGGCAGTGACATACTCTTCAGGATTTATTAGCTGGgacttttctctttctcttgagccttttccttttgttgattcaaaaaaagtaatttatttgaTTAGTTAATGAGTTCAGGTTCCAAAATCCCAATAATCGCTTTGACCTGCAGATGGTGCCAGTCGCCTGCTCCACAAAAAGACCAATCGAGGTTAGGTCAAAGAAAACCACCTAACATTTCTCCGAAAggtatttttaattcattttgtaAGAATGGTGTTGTAGTGTTGTAGAATTTACTGTCAGATCCACACGGTGTAAAAGAAAGTGGGCCTGTCTAAAACCCCAAATGTTGTCAAGaatagagaaacaaaaaaaactgtggtgttcttgtttgactaaaaataatattatgatACCCTCACAATACTTTAATAAAGCATTGATATAGTGACGAagtgcaagaaataaaaatgttggtgtTCCTACCTGTAAACAGCTGAAAATCCAGTCCACCAAATGTCTGgtattattaaaacaaaatatttctgtttaggCGACTACTTCCAGGCAACCGCCATCAGAtccttaaatgaaaaaaaactaacgGAAAAAAAGCAAGAGTAACTTGAATAAGTTGGTATGTAGTAAGGGTTCTCACAGAAATCTGTATCCCATTCTCATGCTGAGAAAGCTCTTTACTCTGAGGGAGTGTCTGTCAAGGAGGATGAATGAAACGAATGATCATGTGACCTACTGCGGCATCATTGCTAAAATATGTCTATCTATGCAGTATGCAGGAGGATCCTTGGAGGCTGGCGGTCTAGGAGGAATCATGGAGGCCGGGAGTGCAGTAGGAACCTTGGAGACCACTTGTGTAGGACTAAGATTGGAGGCCGGTGGTGTAGGAGTAACCTTTGAAGCTGGTGGCGCAGTAGGAACCTTGGAGGCAGGCTGGCCAGGAGGAATCAAGGGGGCCGGTGGTGCAGGAGTAACCTTGGAGACTGACAGTGCAGAAAGATCCTTAGAGGCCGGCGGTGCAAGGCTCTTGAATGCTGATAAAAGCCGACGCAGGGGTCTTTGTGGGCAACGATGCTGGTGCAGGTTTGGTGCCTCGTCTTGGTGTAGACTAGGTATCAAACACAAGCAGACGCATCTGGAGAACCGCCGCTGATAAGCAGACTTGACCTCAGGAGGGTTTTCCCTCTTCCAGTATTTCGAGGCCAGTCGAAAGCCAACACATGTTGATCAAGGCTAAGCGGGGTGTGGCCGAGCAGGGCAAGGGAAATTGAATATGGCCGTTGGAAAAGGGACTTTGTCGGGTTGACAGACCTGTATACAGACCTCTGTTGGTTTGGTTGTTGTTCTGTCCTTTTTCTTGCAGGGTGCGACAGGCAGGCTGCAGCCACAGGCATTTTATATAACCTTCAATTAAGGGGGAGCCTAAAAGGAGGGTGGAGTCAATAGGAAGGTGTCAGAGCATTTGGTCACCTAAGCAGTAACCTTACTGAGAGCGATGCCTCTActcttgccttgccttgttaaGCCTGTGACTAATCTATGTTGTCTTTTCACAGAAACCCTCTTCCAAACCACTGGCCCTTCTACATCTCCCTGCTTATCAGAAAAAACTCAAGTTCTCAGCCTGGTCCATACGACCCTTCTTGGAACTCTAGCCAAACTCTATCACAACTAGGatcaagttgttgtttttttgatttGCATATTCAAAAATGTCAGTTTCATATGTGAaatttggttttctttaaagTAGTTCAAAAGATTTAAtgaagcaaaatatttttttttatctttgttacTCTTTTTAAATTTGTATATACAAGTAAATGTAGAAAATATTAAActaattaaaattttcttttctttggttTAATGGAAAAATACTTTAGTCAGTCATTTTTAATGTACCATGAAAATAAAAGGGACATCTAAATTTAGATCAACTATTTCACACGTGTAGACACAGCACACAGAGATGCAGGCGAGCATAAGCATGATAATGTAGTTTAAGTTCCTCTTTGAGAACCCACTTCCTTTGTGGTCTATACCCCATTTACCAGCATCAGTCGCACAGAACACAACTTTCCTAGCCAGGTGCAGGATGGATCAACTTAATTTCACTGCGGTTCCTCCTAACTTCTCTTCTCCAGGACAAGTTTCTCCTCCATCATGGAACCTGAGAGATCTCATCCCCGCAGTGGTGTTGTCCTTCTGCTTTATTCTGGGAGTTCCTGGAAACATTGCTGTGATTCTTCTCAAGCCTAAGTGGCAGAACATGTCCAGCCTGAGCCGGAGTTTGATGCTGAATCTGGCCATTTCTGACCTCCTCTGCCTGCTGACCCTTCCACCTTGGATTTACACTTTACTCCACAGTTGGACCTTCAGCGTGGAGACCTGTAAGCTTTTAGCAACCCTTGTGTACTGCAGTGTTTATTGCAGCATGCTGACTGTGACTGCAGTGAGTGTCCAGCGCTATGTTGTGGTGGTCCACCGTAAGGTCTGCAATCAGGTACACAAAAGaatgctgctggttctgctctggGTGGTTTCTGTCATCCTGTCTATCCCAAGTTTGGTGTTTCGACAGCTGAAAACAGATCAGAAACTGACACGTTGTCAACCAGAATATTCTTCTGATACAGAAAAAGCAGTGGTGCTTCTGTCAGAGACCTTGGTGGGATTTCCCTGCCTATCTCTGGTTGCGTTTGCATACATTAGGCTCCACAAAAAGGTCAGTCAGGGAGCGTTTTTTAACAATCGACAAACAACTCGACTGGTAACCAGTATCATCGTctgcttttttgttctttgggTTCCATATTATACAATTAATGTGCTGGGCATTGCAGCTATTTGTCTCAGAAATGACTTActgttaaatgtttgtaaaatcaTGTGGAACATTACTGGATCTCtatcatttttaaatagctGCATCAATCCACTCCTCTATGCCTTTACCtctgaaaaagtttgcattgtTTGCCAGAAAAAGGAGCCACTGGAGCAGGATTCCAGAAATCTCCGAACCCCAGATTTCAGTACAACCTCTGTGCTTTAAATCGAAATggctttgtttgtttctctgttggTTAAAATTCTAATTGTGAAACTAAAACATCTCAAATGGTCTGTATAATAATTTGAACTGGATACCTATAAACCTGGATACCTGTTGTTTGTATTtccaacatatttttattaagaGTATTTCAGTTGTTGGTGTTGTTGTGctgttgtgccatattaaagccatgatgaaataattgtagtcagattgaattctgaccatGTACCATGGGAAGGTACCAGAAGGAATTTCACCACCCTGCTGCAAAGACagcctctctctcagcagggtgcctgcTGTAAACCACCCCCACAGACAAAAGATCAGCTCACTTCTGACCGGGCTCTCAGACGATCACTCCTTGCAGGAGCCACACATGTGGCCTGGAAGAGGCCACAGGCTGAGTGAGATATGAGCctctctgaaactcagttcctcccagGCGTCGGcagaaactgccagccgattcaaagataagtctcttaCTTCTGCTTAAAAACAGATGCTGAAGTGAACAAATCcatctatgccagctttgttttgctttctcagcGGACTCCAGGCGGAGCTGGTTCCAAGCaatgcagagctgaaaagccggcagaaGGACCCACTTTGTAtgttgaagaaaacctgctgaaaTCGTTACTGCAACCGGGTCAGGCTGTCTGCAGGACATTCAGGCCTCGACCGATACTCCACGCTCATGGCTACAAGCCTCCAAGCTGCCCGACCACACTGTCGGTTAGCTtacagctgcagagctgcacgCTAGCCCGCTGCTGACCAGACCAATGATTTTCCCTACTTTTcagtgctccttccttggaTAGCCAAAGTGGAACGAAATCCCACGAGGCACCGTcaggttggacagagagacCCAAAGGGAAAGATTACATAGTCattggaaatgtttgtgatgcatccatatgtctttaaaaaaaggggCTAATGGAATTAGCCCATTAGCCCATGCTAGCATCCTGTTCCATTGCATTGCTGATACGgttcaaatgtgttttgtaGTTATTACAAAGGTTATCTCTacaggggtttcatacattgatgggatattaatgtttatgttatccagccactcattatgactaaaataaaagccttttaaAGTCAGCGCCGAaaatccgctagccaaaatgctatttagctcCTGGTGACATCCGGTTCCGAACTTTCAAAAgggagcttgttttaaagaataTGGCTTTCATAAAGTTTAAATGATTTCACTGAGCAAACCATTCTTTATAATATTATTTCCTCAAAGTAATGTTTTATGTAATTTGGGATTTGCTTTGTGGATGTGTTAAAACttataccaaatgttgttctgaattagttaagctaaattaactccattccatgctctTTGAATCAGATTTGCAGTGAATGGGTTTCACTGAATTGTTCGGATTATTATCAACCActttaatttgtcttttgtgtACCTTTGCAtgcaaatagttccttagcttagcttctttttatcttcattttgcttagtagtttagttaagtttcactagcctagtagagatgaTTTGTTAATCggaatatagtgttaattcagataaacagcattatatagtaatattttctggatgttcattctatttctgttattagattcttgaacttgaagaagttgtcactcctttattctatgtgtgtgcagagtttgctgttaaaagattgctagtgcTCGAACTTATcactttcaaccattgtcctaatatcagcttaAAAGCTGATCATCatcagacaatacttaacagagttattgatgaaacattaaataactttaaacagtgtataattgcacaacagtgcgctttttcttaaaataaaaaaaatcaatctgaaTTGTCAATACCTTTGTCAGTgattgaataaaattaaaatgtggcTGTTTATTACTCAAAGGTTTTTTTATGGATCCTTCTTAGGAAACAAtgagtttttcttattttctacaTCTTTGTGCACACCAAGATACATTAtgacattaataaaaacaagtaaaacacattgacatgaccttaaataaaaaatatataaacacagagtcactttaaagttttaaaaaaggcttatattacataaaaataGTGTTTATTGAAATTTGCTTCTGTCCtacatttcttcttttcatcCAACACAGGCCAGCTGCTTATCTTTATATTCCTTTTGGATCATATTTATCAAGCTGTccagtttttgctgttttctattaaatttatttaacaatattgtcacagtatttgcagcATAAcagctaaacaaggtcatggacctTCAACTGACCAATTTCGTAAATATGCCATTTTCATTTCTCTGAGCATATCTGTAGTCCAGGACAAAATggataattaaaaatatttggttgttcattacaccacCTACTCCCACCTCCTTATGCTCGATCCCAGACAGATGGAAGTAGCGCAGGAAGTGACTGTCATCCAGTCACAGCTACAGGTAGTGGTACTTGCCGAACCTGGTGCGGTTCTGAGTGAACGTACCATAAGAATTTTACCTCAGTAAGATTAAAGTCATTCAAAAAGCACCCTGGGCCTTAAGAGAACTCTTAAAGTGAAACAA of Fundulus heteroclitus isolate FHET01 chromosome 15, MU-UCD_Fhet_4.1, whole genome shotgun sequence contains these proteins:
- the LOC105930513 gene encoding leukotriene B4 receptor 1-like, with translation MDQLNFTAVPPNFSSPGQVSPPSWNLRDLIPAVVLSFCFILGVPGNIAVILLKPKWQNMSSLSRSLMLNLAISDLLCLLTLPPWIYTLLHSWTFSVETCKLLATLVYCSVYCSMLTVTAVSVQRYVVVVHRKVCNQVHKRMLLVLLWVVSVILSIPSLVFRQLKTDQKLTRCQPEYSSDTEKAVVLLSETLVGFPCLSLVAFAYIRLHKKVSQGAFFNNRQTTRLVTSIIVCFFVLWVPYYTINVLGIAAICLRNDLLLNVCKIMWNITGSLSFLNSCINPLLYAFTSEKVCIVCQKKEPLEQDSRNLRTPDFSTTSVL